A part of bacterium genomic DNA contains:
- a CDS encoding response regulator transcription factor: MRTILVVDDEPKIVKIAQDYLERGGFRVLTAGDGREVLPAVRREKPALVVLDLKLPELDGFDVMRALRKESDVPVIMLTARADEADRLIGLELGADDYVVKPFSPRELVARVRAVLRRWEGARAGTEVVRAGELVLDVRRMQASVGDRVLPFTPTEFQLVALLAREPGRVFTRGQLLEAVRGIAVESYERAIDSHVKNIRRKMEPDPHRPRYVLTVPGIGYKFADA, from the coding sequence ATGCGAACCATTCTCGTAGTCGACGACGAGCCCAAGATCGTCAAGATCGCGCAGGACTACCTGGAGCGCGGAGGGTTTCGTGTCCTCACGGCCGGCGACGGTCGTGAGGTGCTGCCGGCCGTGCGCCGCGAGAAGCCGGCGCTCGTCGTCCTTGATTTGAAGCTCCCGGAGCTGGACGGGTTCGACGTGATGCGCGCGCTGCGCAAGGAGTCCGACGTCCCGGTCATCATGCTGACCGCCCGCGCCGACGAGGCGGACCGGCTCATCGGACTCGAGTTGGGCGCCGACGACTACGTCGTGAAGCCGTTCAGTCCGAGAGAATTGGTGGCCCGCGTGCGCGCGGTGCTGCGGCGGTGGGAGGGCGCGCGGGCCGGCACCGAGGTCGTCCGCGCGGGCGAGCTCGTCCTCGACGTGCGGCGCATGCAGGCGAGCGTCGGGGACCGGGTGCTGCCCTTCACGCCGACCGAGTTCCAGCTCGTGGCCCTGCTCGCGCGCGAGCCCGGCCGGGTGTTTACCCGCGGCCAGCTGCTCGAGGCCGTGCGCGGGATCGCGGTGGAATCGTACGAGCGGGCGATCGACTCGCACGTCAAGAACATCCGCCGCAAGATGGAGCCGGATCCCCACCGGCCGCGCTACGTCCTCACGGTCCCCGGCATCGGGTACAAGTTCGCCGACGCATGA
- a CDS encoding HAMP domain-containing sensor histidine kinase, translating to MRGRFLRRAVVFFAAVVVLTSVLSSFVEWGTRGWLHAAGRGAPGGWAPGIHALVTAAVLFVLVMAFAGPRGWRRLTGPLDDVMAALGRAADGDFSARVPDRGSLEGRTLARSFNAMAERLQRQEEQRRNLLTDISHELRTPLAVLQGTLEGMLDGVYPRDNEHLSVGLEETQMLARLIEDLRTLATAESAGLRLTKAPTDLGALANDVVAAFGSEAAAAGVTVSLEAPPALPSVDVDAERIRQVLTNLIGNALRYTPRGGAVRVRCDVAGADHVGLTVEDTGTGIPPEDLPHVFDRFYKSKDSRGTGLGLAIAKSLVQAHGGDIDVRSEPGRGTSFRIVLPRQAAA from the coding sequence ATGCGGGGGCGCTTTCTGCGGCGCGCGGTCGTGTTCTTCGCCGCCGTCGTCGTGCTCACGTCCGTCCTGTCGTCGTTCGTGGAGTGGGGGACGCGGGGGTGGCTCCACGCCGCGGGCCGCGGCGCCCCCGGCGGGTGGGCCCCGGGGATCCACGCCCTCGTGACCGCGGCCGTGCTCTTCGTGCTCGTGATGGCGTTCGCCGGCCCGCGGGGCTGGCGCCGCCTGACCGGCCCGCTCGACGACGTCATGGCCGCGCTCGGGCGCGCCGCCGACGGCGATTTCTCGGCCCGCGTGCCGGACCGCGGCTCGCTCGAAGGACGGACGCTCGCCCGCTCATTCAACGCGATGGCCGAGCGTCTGCAGCGCCAGGAAGAGCAGCGCCGCAATCTCCTGACCGACATCTCCCATGAGCTGCGCACGCCGCTGGCGGTGTTGCAGGGGACGCTCGAGGGCATGCTCGACGGGGTCTACCCGCGCGACAACGAGCATCTGTCGGTGGGCCTGGAAGAGACGCAGATGCTCGCCCGGCTGATCGAGGACCTCCGGACGCTCGCGACCGCCGAGAGCGCCGGCCTGCGGCTCACCAAGGCGCCCACCGACCTCGGCGCGCTCGCGAACGACGTGGTCGCCGCATTTGGCAGCGAGGCCGCGGCGGCCGGCGTGACCGTCTCGCTCGAGGCCCCGCCGGCGCTCCCGTCCGTGGATGTGGACGCGGAGCGGATCCGCCAGGTCCTGACGAATCTGATCGGCAACGCGCTGCGCTACACGCCGCGCGGCGGCGCCGTGCGCGTCCGGTGCGACGTGGCCGGCGCCGACCACGTGGGCCTCACGGTAGAGGACACCGGGACCGGGATCCCGCCGGAGGATCTGCCTCACGTCTTCGACCGCTTCTACAAGTCGAAGGACTCTCGCGGCACCGGCCTCGGGCTGGCCATCGCGAAGAGCCTCGTGCAGGCGCACGGGGGCGACATCGACGTGCGGAGTGAGCCCGGCCGGGGAACGTCGTTCCGCATCGTCCTGCCCCGCCAAGCGGCGGCCTGA
- the tcuA gene encoding FAD-dependent tricarballylate dehydrogenase TcuA: MTARPSVRQPIPGADVIVAGGGNAALCAAIEAAGSGARVLLLERAPEPLRGGNSRHTRNIRYLHDARTAFVTGPYPRDEFLDDLLRVGGGQANRALAEMTIRESRGLPDWMERQGVRWQQPLRGTLHLSRTNVFFLGGGKALVNTYYDRALRLGVRVCYDAAATGIEDRGPAGCAVAATIGGVRRTVPCRAAVVAAGGFEANIEWLARYWGEAARRFKVRGTPYNDGTMLAALLDRGAQPVGDPRGFHALAVDARCPQFDGGIVTRVDSLPFGIVVNREGRRFYDEGEDIWPKRYAIWGRLVAEQPDQIAYSIFDAKAWGRFIPPAYPPYRAESLAALAAQLDVNRAQFLATAEAFNRGAPPGGRADMRALDGAATSGVAPPKTNWAAPLDTPPFYAFPVRPGITFTYLGVTVDAQGRVLTASGAPMPHVYAAGECMSGNILLRGYLGGFGLTIGTVFGRLAGREAASHAMGRNAGGGTRAAAAADHVRA; the protein is encoded by the coding sequence ATGACCGCACGCCCGTCCGTTCGCCAGCCGATCCCGGGCGCCGACGTCATCGTCGCCGGCGGGGGGAACGCCGCGCTCTGCGCCGCGATCGAGGCGGCCGGATCCGGCGCGCGGGTGCTCCTGCTCGAGCGGGCTCCGGAGCCCCTTCGCGGGGGCAATAGCCGCCACACCCGCAACATCCGGTATCTGCACGACGCGCGCACGGCCTTCGTCACGGGCCCGTACCCGCGCGATGAATTCCTCGATGACCTCCTCCGGGTCGGCGGCGGACAGGCGAACCGCGCGCTCGCGGAGATGACGATCCGGGAGTCCCGCGGGCTGCCGGACTGGATGGAGCGCCAGGGCGTGCGCTGGCAGCAGCCCCTGCGGGGCACGCTCCACCTGTCCCGGACCAACGTGTTCTTCCTCGGCGGCGGCAAGGCGCTCGTCAACACGTACTATGACCGCGCGCTGCGCCTCGGCGTCCGGGTCTGCTACGACGCGGCGGCGACCGGGATCGAGGACCGGGGGCCGGCCGGCTGCGCCGTCGCCGCGACGATCGGCGGGGTGCGCCGGACGGTGCCCTGCCGCGCCGCCGTCGTCGCCGCGGGCGGATTCGAAGCCAACATCGAGTGGCTCGCCCGTTATTGGGGCGAGGCCGCCCGGCGGTTCAAAGTTCGCGGCACGCCGTACAACGACGGCACGATGCTGGCGGCGCTGCTGGACCGCGGCGCGCAGCCGGTCGGGGATCCCCGGGGCTTCCACGCGCTCGCCGTGGACGCGCGCTGCCCGCAGTTCGACGGCGGCATCGTGACGCGGGTCGATTCCCTGCCGTTCGGGATCGTGGTGAACCGCGAGGGCCGGCGATTCTACGATGAGGGGGAGGACATCTGGCCGAAGCGGTACGCGATCTGGGGACGCCTCGTCGCCGAGCAGCCGGATCAAATCGCGTACTCCATCTTCGACGCCAAGGCGTGGGGCCGCTTCATCCCGCCGGCCTACCCGCCGTACCGCGCGGAGTCGCTGGCGGCGCTCGCGGCGCAGCTGGACGTGAACCGCGCGCAGTTCCTCGCGACCGCGGAGGCGTTCAACCGCGGCGCGCCGCCGGGCGGCCGCGCCGACATGCGCGCGCTCGACGGCGCGGCGACCTCCGGGGTGGCGCCGCCCAAGACCAACTGGGCGGCGCCGCTCGACACGCCGCCCTTCTACGCGTTCCCGGTGCGGCCCGGGATCACGTTCACCTATCTCGGCGTGACGGTGGATGCGCAGGGCCGGGTGCTGACGGCGTCGGGCGCGCCGATGCCGCATGTGTACGCGGCGGGCGAGTGCATGTCCGGCAACATCCTCCTGCGCGGCTACCTCGGCGGGTTCGGACTGACGATCGGCACGGTGTTCGGGCGCCTCGCCGGCCGCGAGGCCGCATCACACGCCATGGGCCGGAACGCCGGCGGCGGGACGCGCGCCGCGGCCGCGGCGGATCATGTACGCGCCTGA
- the tcuB gene encoding tricarballylate utilization 4Fe-4S protein TcuB, which translates to MYAPEFLREAQRQLTVCNACRYCEGYCAVFPALELRSEIASGDLTYLANLCHDCRDCYTACMFTPPHEFALNIPKVLAEARVRTYEHYSRPRAAGLFRRSPGGTVAIALAGVAGVWLAIVAFVGSGTLWAAHRGPGAFYAVAPWPGIVVPALAVAVYGVIVALAGAWEFARDIRGAPAAGPSADGGGRPRRPPPLDTIRRAALDAVTLRFLKGGGAGCYYPRERGSSRRRILHHLVAGGFLAAFISTTLAAIEQDILGRMPPFPLWSLPVLFGTAGGVLLIAGTTGLVLLKVRSDPAPASSVMTGMDYAFLVLLDLVAITGMLLLILRGTRLMPPLLVVHLGLLVAFFVTAPYGKFIHFIYRYLALARHAAEERWDLWGGQPDEAPR; encoded by the coding sequence ATGTACGCGCCTGAGTTTCTGCGCGAGGCGCAGCGCCAACTCACCGTCTGCAACGCCTGCCGGTACTGCGAGGGGTACTGCGCGGTCTTTCCCGCGCTCGAACTGCGGAGCGAGATCGCCTCGGGGGACCTGACCTACCTGGCGAATCTCTGTCACGACTGCCGGGACTGCTACACCGCGTGCATGTTCACGCCGCCCCACGAGTTCGCGCTCAACATTCCCAAGGTGCTCGCGGAGGCCCGCGTGCGCACGTACGAGCACTACTCCCGGCCGCGCGCGGCGGGCCTCTTCCGGCGCAGCCCCGGCGGCACGGTGGCGATCGCGCTGGCCGGCGTCGCCGGGGTGTGGCTCGCGATCGTCGCGTTCGTCGGGTCCGGGACGCTTTGGGCGGCCCACCGGGGGCCGGGGGCGTTCTACGCCGTGGCGCCGTGGCCGGGCATCGTCGTCCCGGCGCTCGCGGTCGCGGTCTACGGGGTGATCGTGGCGCTGGCCGGCGCGTGGGAGTTTGCCCGCGACATCCGCGGCGCGCCGGCCGCGGGCCCGTCCGCGGACGGGGGAGGCCGGCCGCGTCGCCCCCCGCCGCTCGACACCATCCGGCGGGCCGCGCTCGACGCCGTCACGCTGCGGTTCCTCAAGGGGGGCGGCGCGGGCTGTTACTATCCGCGGGAGCGGGGCTCGTCGCGGCGCCGGATCCTGCACCACCTGGTCGCCGGCGGGTTTCTCGCCGCGTTCATCTCGACGACGCTGGCCGCGATCGAGCAGGACATCCTCGGCCGGATGCCGCCGTTTCCCCTCTGGAGCCTGCCGGTGCTCTTCGGGACCGCCGGCGGCGTGCTCCTGATCGCCGGTACGACCGGCCTCGTCCTGCTGAAGGTCCGGAGCGATCCCGCACCCGCGTCGTCCGTGATGACGGGGATGGACTACGCGTTTCTGGTGCTGCTCGATCTCGTCGCGATCACGGGGATGCTGCTGTTGATCCTTCGCGGGACGCGGCTCATGCCGCCCCTGCTGGTCGTGCACCTCGGCCTCCTGGTTGCCTTCTTCGTCACCGCGCCGTACGGCAAGTTCATCCATTTCATCTACCGGTACCTCGCGCTGGCGCGGCACGCCGCGGAGGAGCGGTGGGACCTGTGGGGAGGGCAACCCGATGAAGCTCCACGATGA
- a CDS encoding dienelactone hydrolase family protein, which produces MKLHDEWVTYDSGGAAVQAYQAWPDHGGDPLPAIVVIMEIWGVDGHVQDLVRRFATAGYLACAPELYSHGGRPPDALSQERIGAVKAFMDTVPPAVWHTPADRDAAAAKLPAPQRAGLQETMGQLFRPDRPFDRYVGDLRAAVRHVQGHPRTRGARVGSTGYCMGGALSGRLACAEPALAAAVIYYGAAPPADQIPNIRCPVLGFYGGDDPRITDGVPALAEAMTGAGKSFEYHVYPGAPHAFFNDDRRSYRLGPARDAWARTLGFLARHLAAA; this is translated from the coding sequence ATGAAGCTCCACGATGAATGGGTCACGTATGATTCCGGCGGCGCCGCGGTGCAGGCATACCAGGCGTGGCCCGACCACGGCGGCGACCCGCTGCCGGCGATCGTCGTGATCATGGAAATCTGGGGCGTCGACGGGCACGTCCAGGATCTGGTGCGCCGCTTCGCGACGGCCGGTTATCTCGCGTGCGCGCCCGAGTTATACTCGCACGGCGGCCGGCCCCCCGACGCCCTGTCCCAGGAGCGGATCGGCGCGGTCAAGGCGTTCATGGACACAGTACCCCCGGCCGTCTGGCACACTCCCGCCGACCGCGACGCGGCCGCAGCGAAACTCCCGGCGCCGCAGCGCGCGGGCCTCCAGGAGACGATGGGACAGCTCTTCAGGCCCGACCGGCCCTTCGACCGCTACGTCGGCGACCTTCGGGCGGCGGTCCGGCATGTGCAAGGTCACCCGCGGACCCGGGGCGCCCGCGTCGGGTCGACCGGGTACTGTATGGGCGGGGCGCTGTCCGGGCGGCTGGCGTGCGCGGAGCCGGCGCTCGCCGCGGCGGTGATCTATTACGGGGCCGCGCCGCCGGCCGATCAGATTCCGAACATTCGCTGTCCGGTGCTCGGCTTCTACGGCGGGGACGATCCGCGGATCACCGACGGCGTGCCGGCGCTCGCCGAGGCGATGACGGGGGCCGGCAAGTCCTTCGAGTACCACGTGTATCCGGGCGCGCCGCATGCGTTCTTCAACGACGACCGGCGCTCGTACCGTCTCGGCCCGGCGCGCGACGCGTGGGCTCGCACGCTGGGTTTCTTGGCCCGGCACCTGGCGGCCGCGTGA
- a CDS encoding chromate transporter translates to MRPALAEIFWAFLLVGCTAFGGAMFWAQRMLVRRRRWLRPEEFADLLGLCQFLPGPNVINLATVLGEGYRGLPGAVAALAGLLLLPMLIVAAIASLYARYGALGLVHGVFAGIAASAAGLALALAGHVARPVVTQRPATSLPIIAAAFVAVGLLRWPVAWTLLALAPVSIALVWRRPA, encoded by the coding sequence ATGCGGCCGGCGCTCGCCGAAATTTTCTGGGCGTTTCTGCTCGTCGGCTGCACGGCCTTCGGCGGCGCCATGTTCTGGGCGCAGCGGATGCTGGTCCGCCGCCGGCGCTGGCTGCGACCGGAAGAGTTTGCCGATCTGCTCGGGCTGTGCCAGTTTCTCCCGGGCCCCAACGTCATCAACCTCGCGACCGTGCTCGGCGAGGGATACCGCGGGCTCCCCGGCGCCGTGGCCGCCCTCGCGGGGCTGCTGCTGCTCCCGATGCTGATCGTCGCCGCGATCGCATCACTGTACGCCCGGTATGGCGCGCTCGGGCTCGTGCACGGCGTCTTCGCCGGCATCGCCGCCTCGGCGGCGGGCCTGGCGTTGGCGCTCGCGGGACACGTCGCGCGGCCGGTGGTCACACAGCGTCCCGCCACGTCGCTGCCCATCATCGCCGCGGCCTTCGTCGCGGTCGGCCTGCTGCGCTGGCCCGTGGCGTGGACGCTCCTGGCACTCGCGCCGGTGAGCATCGCGCTCGTCTGGCGGCGGCCGGCATGA
- a CDS encoding chromate transporter: protein MTADATLGALARVFAGVSLLAFGGINTVLPEIHREAVELSRWITDRQFADLYALSQAEPGPNSFIATLIGFQAAGIAGAVVSTMAICLPPAALAYLVARVWGRIRGTAWRAAIQAGLTPVMVGLIAATALILIRAADRSAAAFAVTAATAVLAYTTNINPLWAFAVAGLLGAAGVF, encoded by the coding sequence ATGACCGCGGACGCCACCCTGGGCGCGCTCGCGCGCGTGTTTGCGGGAGTCTCGCTGCTCGCCTTCGGCGGCATCAACACGGTCCTGCCGGAGATCCATCGTGAGGCCGTCGAGCTCTCGCGCTGGATCACGGACCGGCAGTTCGCCGACCTGTATGCGCTCAGCCAGGCGGAGCCCGGGCCCAACTCGTTCATCGCGACGCTGATCGGGTTCCAGGCGGCCGGGATCGCCGGCGCCGTCGTGTCGACGATGGCGATCTGTCTGCCCCCGGCGGCGCTGGCCTATCTCGTCGCGCGGGTATGGGGCCGGATTCGCGGCACGGCGTGGCGGGCGGCGATCCAGGCGGGGCTCACGCCGGTCATGGTCGGGCTCATCGCCGCGACCGCGCTCATTCTCATCCGCGCCGCGGACCGCAGCGCCGCGGCGTTCGCCGTGACCGCGGCCACCGCCGTCCTGGCCTACACGACGAACATCAACCCGTTGTGGGCCTTCGCCGTCGCGGGACTCCTGGGCGCGGCCGGCGTGTTCTGA
- a CDS encoding acyl-CoA dehydrogenase family protein: MHFELSEEQRQIVDAVRSLCRQFPDAYWRDLDRTGGYPEAFVKALSGGGWLAALIPEAYGGTGLGVTEASLILEEINRSGGNSGACHAQMYIMGTLLRHGSEAQKQRWLPRIASGELRLQAFGVTEPAAGSETTRIQTTAVRRGDRYVVNGQKVFISRTEHSDLMLLLARTTPYEELADKTRGLSVFMVDLKEAVERGAIQIKPIRLMLNHHSTELFITDLDVPADNLIGEEGLGFRYIIDGWNAERILIAAESIGDGRWFVERAARYASERVVFGRAIGANQGVQFPIARAHAHLEAASLVRFQAAWLFDRQRRCGAEANTAKLLAADAAWEAANACLDTHGGFGFAADYDVERKFRETRLYTVAPVANNLVLAYLGQHVLGMPKSY; encoded by the coding sequence ATGCACTTCGAGCTGAGTGAGGAGCAACGGCAGATCGTCGACGCCGTCCGGAGCCTGTGCCGGCAGTTTCCCGACGCGTACTGGCGCGACCTCGACCGGACGGGCGGCTATCCCGAGGCGTTTGTCAAAGCGCTCTCCGGCGGCGGCTGGCTCGCCGCGCTGATTCCCGAGGCCTACGGGGGCACCGGGCTCGGCGTCACCGAAGCGTCGCTCATCCTCGAAGAGATCAACCGGTCGGGCGGCAACTCCGGCGCCTGCCACGCCCAGATGTACATCATGGGCACGCTCCTGCGGCACGGCAGCGAGGCGCAGAAGCAGCGGTGGCTCCCCCGGATCGCCTCGGGCGAGCTGCGCCTGCAGGCGTTCGGCGTGACCGAGCCGGCCGCCGGCTCCGAGACGACCCGCATTCAGACGACCGCGGTGCGCCGCGGCGACCGCTACGTCGTCAACGGGCAGAAGGTGTTCATCTCGAGGACCGAGCACTCCGACCTGATGCTCCTGCTCGCCCGCACGACGCCCTACGAGGAGCTCGCCGACAAGACGCGGGGCCTCTCGGTCTTCATGGTCGATCTCAAGGAGGCCGTCGAGCGCGGCGCGATCCAGATCAAGCCCATCCGGCTGATGCTCAACCACCATTCGACCGAGCTGTTCATCACCGATCTCGACGTCCCCGCCGACAACCTGATCGGCGAGGAGGGGCTCGGCTTCCGCTACATCATCGACGGCTGGAACGCGGAACGGATCCTGATCGCCGCCGAATCGATCGGCGACGGGCGCTGGTTCGTGGAGCGCGCGGCGCGCTACGCGAGCGAGCGCGTCGTCTTCGGCCGGGCGATCGGCGCGAATCAGGGCGTGCAGTTCCCGATCGCCCGCGCCCACGCGCACCTGGAGGCGGCCAGCCTGGTGCGGTTCCAGGCGGCGTGGCTGTTCGACCGGCAGCGGCGGTGCGGCGCCGAGGCCAACACGGCCAAGCTGCTGGCCGCGGACGCGGCGTGGGAGGCGGCCAACGCCTGCCTCGACACGCACGGCGGCTTCGGGTTCGCCGCGGATTACGACGTCGAGCGCAAGTTCCGCGAGACGCGGCTCTACACGGTGGCCCCGGTGGCGAACAACCTCGTGCTGGCCTATCTCGGCCAGCACGTGCTGGGGATGCCGAAGTCGTACTGA
- a CDS encoding MaoC family dehydratase — MGRSAAEGRYFEDFEVGDVYEHPWGRTVTDADNVWFTNLTMNTNPVHFDYAYAAKTEFGRPLVNSAFTLALVTGQSVVDISENAFANLGWDKVTLPAPVFVGDTLYAETEVLETRPSRSRPNVGIVRVRSRGYKQDGTVVIEFERTLMVYRRGMSPRRDRPRPAVKK, encoded by the coding sequence ATGGGGCGCTCCGCCGCGGAAGGCCGGTATTTCGAGGACTTCGAAGTCGGCGACGTGTACGAGCATCCGTGGGGCCGCACCGTGACCGACGCGGACAACGTCTGGTTCACCAACCTGACGATGAACACGAACCCGGTCCACTTCGACTACGCCTACGCCGCCAAGACGGAGTTCGGCCGGCCGCTCGTCAACAGCGCGTTTACGCTCGCCCTCGTGACGGGGCAGTCGGTGGTCGACATCAGCGAGAACGCGTTCGCCAACCTGGGCTGGGACAAGGTCACGCTGCCGGCGCCGGTGTTCGTGGGCGACACGCTCTACGCGGAGACCGAGGTCCTCGAGACGCGCCCGTCGCGGTCGCGGCCGAACGTCGGCATCGTCAGGGTCCGCAGCCGCGGCTACAAGCAGGACGGCACGGTGGTCATCGAGTTCGAGCGGACCCTCATGGTGTACCGGCGCGGGATGTCCCCCCGGCGCGATCGGCCGCGGCCCGCGGTCAAGAAATGA